Below is a window of Paramagnetospirillum magneticum AMB-1 DNA.
CCCCTGGAGGCCAACCTGCCGGTGATCCTGGGGCTGATCGGCATCTGGAACGCCAATTTCCTCGGCGCCGACGCCTATGCCGTGCTGCCCTACGATCAGTACCTGCATCGCCTGCCGGCCTATCTGCAGCAGCTGGACATGGAGAGCAACGGCAAGGGAACCGCCCGGGATGGCGCCACGGTGAGCTGGGGCACCGGCCCCATGGTGTTCGGCGAGCCCGGCACCAACGGCCAGCATGCCTTCTACCAGCTGATCCACCAGGGAACCCGGCTGATTCCCTGCGACTTCCTCGCGGCTGCCAACAGCCACAATCCCCTGGGCGAGCACCACCTGATGCTATTGTCCAACGTGCTGGCCCAGGCCGAGGCCCTGATGAAGGGCAAGACCGGGGCCGAAGCCCGCGCCGAGCTGGAAAAGGCCGGCATGGACCCGGCCGAGATCGCCTTCCAGCTGCCCCACCGGGTGTTTCCCGGCAACCGCCCCAGCAACACCTTGCTCTATCCCCGCCTCGATCCCTTCATGCTGGGCCAGCTGATCGCCCTTTACGAGCACAAGGTGTTCGTCCAGGGCGTGATCTGGAACATCTGCAGCTTCGACCAGTGGGGCGTCGAACTGGGAAAGGTCCTGGCCAAGGCCATCCTGGCCGAACTGTCCTCGGAAAAGACATCCAGCACGCATGATTGCTCCACCGCCGGATTGATCAACGCCGTACGGCAGATGCGGCAATAATCGGCAAATAAATTACAGCCCTTGATCTTGCCATGGCAGGCCCGCCATTTTGGCTGGCATCCCTGCATTCGAATCTGTATATGCTGAACCCGATTGAAGGTCGATACCCTGGGGAAGGGGCTAGCCGCGAATGGGCAGCATGGGACGGGCTGAAACGCCGGCCGAACGGCGGCGCAAGGGGCCGAGATTCGGCGCCAATTTCATGACGGTGCTGGAAGTCTCGCGCGAACTCGTCTGCCTGTGTGTCGACGGCGTGGTGGCCGACGCCAACAGCGCCGGCATCGCCATGCTGGGCGCCGGCAGCGCCGACCAGGTGGTGGGACGCGCCTTCCGCGATCTGGTGGGCGGCGATTACGCCGGGGTGATCGACGATCTGCTCCATCTCAAGGAAATCGAGGATTCGGCCTTTCCCATCAAGGTCCGCCACCTGGACGGCGGCACCTTCGAGGCCGAGCTGCAGATTCATCCCGCCCGCGAATTGGGTCCGGCCCACGCCGTGGTCACCGCCCGCGACATTTCCCACCAAGGCCGGCTGGCCCGCACGGCACGCGACAGCGAGGACCGTTTCCAGGCCCTGGTCGAGCGCTCCATGCATCTGGTGCTGCTGTGCCATGGCGGACGCATCGGCTATATCAACGCCACCGGCGTCGCCGTTTTGGGCGGCACCGATCCCAGCCAGTTCGCCGGCATTCCGGTCTCGGAGATCTTTGCCGGCGATTACCGCGAGATCGTCGCCGCCGATCTTGGCGCCTTGCTGGACGAGGGCGGCATCATGCCCATGCGCCTCGCCCGCCTGGACGGGTCGACCTTCGATGCCCAGATCAAGGCGACCAAATTGCCGTCCCAGGGCGCCGCGCCGGAATACATGGTCGAGGCCCGCGACATCACCGGCCAGATTCGGGCGGTGGCGGCCTTGCGGCATATGAACGATACCCTGGAACAGCAGGTCGCCGCCCGGACCCGCGAGCTGGACGAGGAGCGCGCCCGCGCCGTCGAGGCCCGCGCCTTCGTGGAAAGCCTGCTGGAGGCGGTGCCCAATCCCCTGTGGTGGAAGGATACCCGTGGCCGTTACCTCGGCTATAACGGCGCCTTCCGCGAACTCCACGGCGTCGGCCCCACCGACTGGATCGGCCGCACCACTGCCGAAATGGTCAATCCCGGCTTCGCCGCTATCGCCAGTCAGGCCGATACCCAGGCCTTGGCCGAGGCCGGACGCGTC
It encodes the following:
- a CDS encoding sensor domain-containing diguanylate cyclase translates to MGRAETPAERRRKGPRFGANFMTVLEVSRELVCLCVDGVVADANSAGIAMLGAGSADQVVGRAFRDLVGGDYAGVIDDLLHLKEIEDSAFPIKVRHLDGGTFEAELQIHPARELGPAHAVVTARDISHQGRLARTARDSEDRFQALVERSMHLVLLCHGGRIGYINATGVAVLGGTDPSQFAGIPVSEIFAGDYREIVAADLGALLDEGGIMPMRLARLDGSTFDAQIKATKLPSQGAAPEYMVEARDITGQIRAVAALRHMNDTLEQQVAARTRELDEERARAVEARAFVESLLEAVPNPLWWKDTRGRYLGYNGAFRELHGVGPTDWIGRTTAEMVNPGFAAIASQADTQALAEAGRVQFEAHLEVAADRALDVVVNKTVWHGRDNRPEGVIGVMLDITERKRMEAELRRLATTDVLTGIFNRRHFMEMARIEVDRARRHGRPLVALMLDIDHFKRINDTHGHPVGDVAIKALADVCTQIIRHEDVLGRMGGEEFAIVLTETDLDGALLVAERLRQAVAAIRIPAELGTVAFTTSIGVAERLEGDATIDTILSRADMALYSAKRSGRNKVAVG